In the genome of Microcoleus vaginatus PCC 9802, the window TCGAAGGAGCCAACTTCCTCACCGTAGCAGTCTCAACCCCAGCCAACAGCCTCGGACACTCCCTGCTGTTCCTGTGGGGCCCCGAAGCACAGTGGGACTTCACCCGCTGGTTCCAACTCGGCGGCCTGTGGACATTCGTAGCCCTCCACGGCGCTTTCGCATTGATCGGCTTTTGCCTGCGTCAGATTGAAATCGCTCGTTTGGTAGGCATCCGCCCCTACAACGCCTTAGCATTCACCGGCCCCATCGCCGTGTTTGTTTCGGTGTTCCTGCTTTACCCCTTGGGTCAATCAGGCTGGTTCTTCGCCCCCAGTTTCGGCGTCGCAGCAATTTTCCGCTTTTTGTTATTCCTGCAAGGCTTCCACAACTGGACGCTCAACCCGTTCCACATGATGGGCGTTGCAGGCATCTTGGGCGGCGCGCTGTTGTGCGCTATCCACGGTGCAACCGTAGAAAACACCTTGTTTGAAGACGGCGAAGGCTCAAACACCTTCCGCGCCTTCAACCCAACTCAGTCAGAAGAAACCTACTCGATGGTTACAGCTAACCGCTTTTGGTCGCAAATCTTCGGAATTGCCTTCTCCAACAAGCGCTGGTTGCACTTCTTCATGCTGTTCGTACCTGTCACAGGCTTGTGGATGAGCTCCATTGGCATTGTCGGTTTAGCATTAAACCTGCGCGCCTATGACTTCGTATCACAAGAATTGCGCGCTGCTGAAGATCCTGAGTTTGAAACGTTCTACACTAAGAACATTCTGCTTAACGAAGGCATTCGTGCTTGGATGGCTCCTACGGACCAACCCCACGAAAACTACATCTTCCCTGAAGAAGTTCTGCCTCGCGGTAACGCTCTGTAATCAGGGCGAAATACCAAAAATTCCAACATTTTAAAAGGGTAAGATAAAGCAGTTTAGGCTTTACCCTTAATGCTCAAAAAGCTCCCGCCACCAGGCAGGAGCTTTTTGTTTCCAGGATTCGATCGAATTAGCGCCCTAAAAAAAGTTGATTTTGTACAAAAACCAACTCTGCCTGTAGCTAGAACAACTTGTGTCTTTATATCTGGTGAACTCTCCTATCTGGCAAGAAATCGAGCGGCCTTTCCCCGCCGCCAGAGTTGCAAAGCACCTGATAACCGCAGAGCCCGGATTCTGAAAAAAATATAGGCAAATGGCTGAAACTGCGATCGCCCGCTTGCTGTAGAGATCGATCAAAGACCTTGCTGCTGCAGTAATTTCACCCAATCTTGCAAAAATCTCAATTTGCATCCCCCCACTTCTAATTCCTTGTGTTATTCTAATAATTGTGACTACTGGAATGATACTCAGAACGCAAGTTCTTCTGGTAACGCTGGCAATGGCTAGCGCACAAATCATCACCTTAAATCTTGTATTTAGGTGATGTGCGTTCCAATATTAAGCCATTTAGCTAAACCTGGAGGTGATGCCCATGATAGAAAGTAGTAAACGCATGGGTCATCAGATTGGAAACTACCGGCTGTGCGCCGGGGCCGCTCACTAGCAGTCAGCCGTCGTCTCCAACTGGAAACGACTTCCACGGGGAACCAGGCTGAGCTAGGGATTCTCCCGGCAGTCAGGTTCTAATCTGAAGACCCGCTAGACCGCTCTCACCTCAAATAGTGTTAAATCTTGAGTATTAAAACTTGAGACTAAACGCTATTGGTGAGAGCGGATAGTTTTTGGTCAGGATTTCTACAAGTGGGCAGTTAATCTGCCATTGCTAATCCCAAAGAAAAAAAATTATGGCTGAGCTAATTAACAATACTGAAATTAAAGAGCGCGCCAGTCAATTGTCAGGTTGGACAATTGAAGGTAAACAACTGCGCTCTACCCGTTTATTTAAAGATTTTATCGAAGCGATCGCCTTTGTGAATAAGTTGGTCGCCCCCTCAGAAGCCGCAGCACATCACCCAGACATAGAAATCTCCTACAACAAAGTTACAGTTAACTTGACAACTCACGATGCCGGAGGCTTAACTGAGAAAGACTTTGCGCTAGCCCAAGAGATTTCTACCCTAGATTAAAAGACTTCCCGTTGGCCCAACAAGAGCGACTGCATCTAGCGCCAGTCGCAGATCGCGGAAAGCTCGCAAATAAAAATCGACTGGGGGTTAAAATCGGGTGTGAAAAAGTCGAGAGGCCCAACGTTCAATGTATAAAAGGCTATTCCCCATCATCCGACCATGATCGTATTTGAAAAGCCAGAGTTCAAGAACGAATCTGCCGCAGAAAAAACCGATCTGATAGAAAAGCTTTTAGATATTGGCGCGGCTCTGTCGAGCGCCCAAGATTTGGGCGAATTGTTAAACTTAATTTTATCCAAAAGTAGAGAAATTACCTACAGCGATGCTGGCAGTGTTTACTTAGTAGATCACAGCGACGAAACACCTAAGCTGCTGTTCAAGGTAGCGCAAAACGGTTCTAAACCCAGCCTGTCGTTTAAGGAGTTTGCCCTGCCGCTGACAGACAAAAGCTTGGCGGGATACGTGGCAATTACAGGTCAAAGTTTGAACCTGTCTGATGCTTATGACTTACCCCCGGGCGTACCCTACCGGCTAGATACCAGTTTTGACAGGGATATTAATTACCGCACTTGCTCGGTAATGGTACTGCCGATGCAAAACCGACAGGGGGAGACAATAGGGGTACTGCAACTGATCAACCGCAAAACAAAGGCAGATACGGTGCTGACAGCAGAAAATGCCTGGGAATCGACGCAGCAGTATTCGGAGTGGGAAGAAAGGATAGTTCGATCGCTCGCCTCTCAAGCAGCAATCTCGATCGAGCGCAATCAACTCCAAGACAGCATAGAATATTTGTTCGAGGGCTTCGTCAAAGCCTCGGTGCAAGTCATAGAAGCCAGAGACCCCTGTACCTACGGCCATTCAGAACGAGTAGCAGCCCTGACAGTACGCCTTTCAGAAGAAGTAAACACCGTCAGCAGCGGACTACTGCGCTCTATTTACTTTAACAACCGCCAAATTCAAGAACTTCGCTACGCCGCCCTGCTGCACGATTTTGGCAAAATTGGAGTGCCCGAAGCAGTTTTGACCAAACAGAAAAAGCTCTACCCCGCACAGCTAGAAATCATTCGCCACCGCTTTGGCTTAGCTCAACGGACGATGGAAATGGAATGCGTCCAGTCTAAATATAAATACTTGCTGGAGCATTCAGCCTACCGAAAACACCCGAGCCAGGAGCCAGAGTGCGCTCAATGCCAGGAAATCGAACAGCTAGACACTAAGCTAGCAGAGGCGAAAACCAGATTAGCAGAATACTGGGAAGTGCTGCTAGAGGCAAACGAGCCTCACATTTTGGCCGCAGAACCCCTAGCTCAACTGCGAGAAATTTCTCGACAAACTTACAGAGATATAGATGGGGCAAAGAAACCCCTGCTGAACCCAGACGAGATCGTGCAATTGATGGTGTCGAGGGGCAACCTGACGCAGGAAGAACGATCGGCAATAGAATTTCACGTAACTCACACTTACGAGTTTCTGAAACAAATTCCTTGGACAAAGGATTTGAAAAATGTTCCAGACATTGCCTACGGACATCACGAAAAACTAGACGGCACAGGCTATCCGCGAGGCCTAAACAAGTCAGAAATTCCAATTCAAGCGCAATTGATGACGATCGCCGATATTTACGACGCCCTGACAGCAGGCGATAGACCCTACAAGCGAGCCCTGCGTACAGAGGCAGCGATGAAAATTTTGCGGCAAGAAGCAGCTCACAACAAAATTAACGCCGATTTGTTAGAACTGTTCGATCACCGCCAAGTCTTTAGCGTCCTTGGACACAGCTTGAGTGTTAAAGTCGAATCAGCCTAGACGAGTCGGGCGTGCTGTGCTAAAAAGTAAATAGGCGATCGGGCGCTATCAAGTGTCATCAGTAAAATCAATCGATAGCCCAAGCTGGGTCTGGTTTTGACGCCGTTGACTACAGGTTAAAAAACAGGCTCTCTGCAGCCGTCAGTAACATCTATCTACTCGGTCAGCCCGAAAGAATCAAAAGAAAAAGTGAATTTTAGGTCTCTTTTTAGAGTATGCTAGTTGAGCAACGACTGACCACATAGAAGACTAGAAAAGTTTCTCTGTAATCGGTGTGAGGATGAGAGTGAATATGTCGAAATTTTTGTGGAGTTACTTACTAATCAGCCCAGCAGTCTTAGGAGCTACCCTAGTAGTTTCTTCGAGCGCGATGGCAGCAGACGCCCAGCAGGCTGCTGATGCGCTCAATCCCGCTGTCGCAAAAGCTGAAACCGCTGAAACCTCCGAAGCGAAACTAAATGCTTTAGCTGCTGTTTCCGAAACAACTGCAGCCTCCGAGCCAGTAGAAGAAATTTCCGAAGCCGCTGGCGGCGAAACTCAGGCAGCGACTGCAGATGGGACCACGGCTGCAACTGAAAATGCGATCGTCGGAGCCAACGCAGCCCCTGCTGAGGCAAATCCCCAAGCGGCATCACAACCTACAAGTGAATCTTTAGCCGCAGTTGAGCCAACCGTCGCTCAACCAGTAGAAAATGCGGCCCCGGCAGCCCAACTAGAAATTCCAGCCCCGGCAGCTACCGCTCTCCCAGAGCAAATCGGTGCAGTTCAATTAGAAACTCCAGCCCCGGCAGTGGCAGAGTCGGCAGAACAAAGTTTGCCAAAACCGGCTGAATCTTTAGCCCAAACTGCCGCACCGCAAGAGCAAAACCCAGCCGCCACATTAGAACAGCTCAACCAGTACACCAGCGAAGGTGCTGCCGGTGGCGAAACTGAAGGTCAAGTTACCTCAGTATCTCAACTTTCCGACGTGCGGCCCACAGACTGGGCCTTCCAAGCACTGCAATCCCTAGTCGAGCGCTACGGCTGTATTGCCGGTTATCCCGACGGCACCTTCCGCGGCAACCGCGCAATGACTCGCTACGAATTCGCAGCCGGTTTAAATGCTTGCTTAGACAAGGTGAGTGAGCTAATTAGAGGCGGCACGGGCAACTTCGCTACGAGAGATGACTTGGCAGCCCTCCAACGGCTCCAAG includes:
- the psbD gene encoding photosystem II D2 protein (photosystem q(a) protein), with product MTIAVGRAQTERGIFDVLDDWLKRDRFVFVGWSGILLFPCAYLAIGGWLTGTTFVTSWYTHGLASSYLEGANFLTVAVSTPANSLGHSLLFLWGPEAQWDFTRWFQLGGLWTFVALHGAFALIGFCLRQIEIARLVGIRPYNALAFTGPIAVFVSVFLLYPLGQSGWFFAPSFGVAAIFRFLLFLQGFHNWTLNPFHMMGVAGILGGALLCAIHGATVENTLFEDGEGSNTFRAFNPTQSEETYSMVTANRFWSQIFGIAFSNKRWLHFFMLFVPVTGLWMSSIGIVGLALNLRAYDFVSQELRAAEDPEFETFYTKNILLNEGIRAWMAPTDQPHENYIFPEEVLPRGNAL
- a CDS encoding 4a-hydroxytetrahydrobiopterin dehydratase, which produces MAELINNTEIKERASQLSGWTIEGKQLRSTRLFKDFIEAIAFVNKLVAPSEAAAHHPDIEISYNKVTVNLTTHDAGGLTEKDFALAQEISTLD
- a CDS encoding HD domain-containing protein yields the protein MIVFEKPEFKNESAAEKTDLIEKLLDIGAALSSAQDLGELLNLILSKSREITYSDAGSVYLVDHSDETPKLLFKVAQNGSKPSLSFKEFALPLTDKSLAGYVAITGQSLNLSDAYDLPPGVPYRLDTSFDRDINYRTCSVMVLPMQNRQGETIGVLQLINRKTKADTVLTAENAWESTQQYSEWEERIVRSLASQAAISIERNQLQDSIEYLFEGFVKASVQVIEARDPCTYGHSERVAALTVRLSEEVNTVSSGLLRSIYFNNRQIQELRYAALLHDFGKIGVPEAVLTKQKKLYPAQLEIIRHRFGLAQRTMEMECVQSKYKYLLEHSAYRKHPSQEPECAQCQEIEQLDTKLAEAKTRLAEYWEVLLEANEPHILAAEPLAQLREISRQTYRDIDGAKKPLLNPDEIVQLMVSRGNLTQEERSAIEFHVTHTYEFLKQIPWTKDLKNVPDIAYGHHEKLDGTGYPRGLNKSEIPIQAQLMTIADIYDALTAGDRPYKRALRTEAAMKILRQEAAHNKINADLLELFDHRQVFSVLGHSLSVKVESA